TTTGAATTCATATCACATCATCTCATTATTTCCATCATTGAAACAGCGTCCTACTTTAACCTTGCCGGGGCGTAAAAGGCGTCCTTTAAAAGTATAGCCTTTTTGCCAGACTTCAACTACTTTGCCGTCTTTATCCTTTCCGGTCTTTTCAACGCTCACTGCTTCATGAATCTCAGGATTAAATTCCGCATCTCTGTCATTTATCTCTTCAAGGCCTTCATCCTGTAAAATCTTGTACATATTCTTATAAATAAGGCCTATGCCTTCTGTCCGGGCATCTGAAAAACTATCCTGAGCATACATCTGCATTCGTTCCATATCGTCAATTACAGGCAGCAGCTTCTTAATAAGCTCACCTTCTGACCAGGCTGATATTTCATCTTTTTCTCTTTGAACCCGCTTTTTATAATTAATGAACTCCGCCTGAAGTCTTTTAATTC
Above is a window of bacterium DNA encoding:
- a CDS encoding nucleotide exchange factor GrpE; amino-acid sequence: MNTKREKEMIIPVTGPETDNVKQDKKTGTTVPENENEYIDRIKRLQAEFINYKKRVQREKDEISAWSEGELIKKLLPVIDDMERMQMYAQDSFSDARTEGIGLIYKNMYKILQDEGLEEINDRDAEFNPEIHEAVSVEKTGKDKDGKVVEVWQKGYTFKGRLLRPGKVKVGRCFNDGNNEMM